Proteins encoded within one genomic window of Calonectris borealis chromosome 1, bCalBor7.hap1.2, whole genome shotgun sequence:
- the MGST1 gene encoding microsomal glutathione S-transferase 1, translating to MAKLTQLIDNEVLRAYATYTTIVLLKMMLMSLITAYFRITRKAFVNPEDTASFGKGESAKKYLRTDPDVERVRRGHLNDLENIVPFLGIGLLYALSGPELYTALLHFRIFAGARIAHTFAYLIPLPQPSRGLSWAVGYAVTMSMAYKVLTTALYL from the exons ATGGCTAAATTAACCCAGTTAATCGACAATGAAGTCCTCCGGGCTTATGCTACTTATACAACTATTGTTCTTCTAAAAATGATGCTGATGAGTCTTATAACAGCATACTTCAGAATCACAAGAAAG GCATTTGTCAACCCAGAAGATACAGCATCATTTGGTAAAGGCGAGAGTGCTAAAAAATATCTGCGGACTGATCCAGATGTCGAACGTGTACGCAG AGGCCACCTGAATGACCTTGAAAATATTGTCCCATTTCTTGGCATTGGACTGCTGTATGCTCTTAGTGGCCCTGAGCTGTACACAGCCTTGCTGCATTTCAGGATCTTCGCTGGGGCTAGGATCGCTCACACTTTTGCGTACTTGatccctcttccccagcccagcagagGTTTGTCTTGGGCAGTTGGGTATGCAGTGACCATGTCGATGGCATACAAAGTGCTGACGACGGCGTTGTACCTGTAG